A genomic window from Equus asinus isolate D_3611 breed Donkey chromosome 25, EquAss-T2T_v2, whole genome shotgun sequence includes:
- the ENTREP3 gene encoding protein ENTREP3 isoform X3 yields the protein MMPSPSDSSRSLTSRPSTRGLTHLRLHRPWLQALLTLGLAQVLLGILVVTFSMVASSVTTTESIKRSCPSWAGFSISFFSLLSVLCVMLSMAGSVLSCKNAQLARDFRDCSMEGKVCVCCPSVPLLRPCPESGQELKIAPNSTCDEARGALKNLLFSVCGLTICAAIICTLSAIVCCIQIFSLDLVHTQLAPERSVSGPLGPLGCTSSPPAPLLHTMLDLEEFVPPVPPPPYYPPEYTCSSETDAQSITYNGSMDSPVPLYPTDCPPSYEAVMGLRGDSQATLFDPQLHDSSCICERVASIVDVSMDSGSLVLSAIGDLPGGSSPSEDSCLLELQGSVRSVDYVLFRSIQRSRAGYCLSLDCGLRGPFEDSPLPRRPPRAARSYSCSAPEAPPTLGTPTAARSCHRLEGWPPWVGPCFPELRRRVPRGGSQPAAAPPTRAPTRRFSDSSGSLTPPPGHRPPHPAPPPPLLLPRSHSDPGITTSSATADFRDLYTKVLEEEAASVSSADTGLCSEACLFRLARCPSPKLLRARSAEKRRPVPTFQKVPLPSGPAPAHSLGDLKGSWPGRGLVTRFLQMSRKAPDPSGIGAHGHKQVPRSPWGRPGRESLHLRSCGDLSSGSSLRRLLSARRLERGTRPHSLSLNGGSRETGL from the exons ATGATGCCCTCGCCTAGTGACTCCAGCCGCTCGCTGACCAGCCGGCCCAGCACCCGGGGCCTTACCCACCTTCGCCTCCACCGACCCTGGCTGCAGGCCCTGCTCacgctggggctggcccaggtgcTCCTGGGCATCCTGGTAGTCACCTTCAGCATGGTGGCCTCCTCCGTCACCACCACTGAGAGCATCAAGAGGTCCTGCCCGTCTTGGGCTGGATTCTCG atctccttcttctccttgctTTCGGTGCTTTGTGTCATGCTCAGCATGGCTGGCTCTGTTCTCTCCTGTAAGAATGCTCAGCTGGCCCGAGACTTCCGAGACTGCTCCATG GAAGGAAAGGTCTGTGTGTGCTGCCCCTCTGTTCCCCTACTCCGGCCCTGTCCAGAGTCAGGGCAGGAACTGAAAATTGCCCCTAACTCCACCTGTGATGAAGCCCGAGGGGCCCTCAAG aaCCTGCTCTTCAGTGTCTGTGGGCTCACCATTTGTGCTGCTATAATCTGTACCCTCTCAGCTATTGTCTGCTGCATCCAGATCTTCTCCCTGGACCTCGTTCACACG CAGCTGGCCCCTGAGCGCTCAGTGTCAGGCCCACTGGGGCCTCTGGGCTGTACATCAtcgcccccagcccctctcctacACACCATGCTGGACTTGGAGGAATTTGTACCGCCTGTGCCCCCACCACCCTACTATCCCCCAGAGTACACCTGCAGCTCAGAAACAGACGCACAGAG CATCACCTACAATGGCTCCATGGACAGCCCGGTGCCTTTGTACCCTACTGATTGCCCCCCTTCTTATGAGGCCGTCATGGGGCTACGAGGAGACAGCCAG GCCACTCTGTTTGACCCTCAGCTTCATGACAGCTCCTGCATCTGTGAGCGGGTGGCCTCCATTGTAGACG TGTCCATGGACAGCGGGTCCCTGGTGCTGTCAGCCATCGGTGACCTCCCCGGGGGCTCGAGCCCGTCGGAGGACTCGTGCCTGCTGGAGCTGCAGGGCTCGGTGCGCTCCGTTGACTACGTGCTCTTCCGCTCTATTCAGCGCAGCCGCGCCGGCTACTGCCTCAGCCTGGACTGTGGCCTGCGGGGCCCCTTTGAGGACAGCCCCCTGCCACGGCGGCCCCCGCGGGCTGCCCGCTCCTATTCCTGCTCTGCCCCTGAGGCCCCACCCACACTGGGTACCCCCACAGCCGCCCGCAGCTGCCACCGGCTGGAGGGCTGGCCACCCTGGGTGGGACCCTGCTTCCCAGAGCTGAGGCGGCGGGTCCCCCGGGGAGGCAGCCAGCCAGCTGCGGCCCCTCCCACCCGAGCCCCCACTCGCCGCTTCAGCGATAGCTCAGGTTCCCTCACCCCACCACCGGGGCACCGGCCTCCTCATCCGGCTCCCCCGCCACCGCTGCTGCTGCCACGGTCCCACAGTGACCCAGGCATCACCACCTCCAGCGCCACCG CTGACTTCAGGGACCTTTATACCAAAGTGCTTGAGGAAGAAGCTGCTTCCGTTTCCTCTGCAGATACAG ggctctgctctgaAGCCTGCCTCTTTCGTCTAGCCCGCTGCCCTTCCCCCAAGTTGCTGCGTGCCCGCTCAGCCGAGAAACGGCGCCCTGTGCCCACCTTCCAGAAGGTccccctgccctctggccctgcacCTGCCCACTCCCTGGGGGATCTGAAGGGCAGCTGGCCAGGCCGGGGCTTGGTCACGCGTTTCCTCCAGATGTCCAGGAAGGCCCCAGACCCCAGTGGGATTGGAGCCCATGGGCATAAACAG GTGCCCCGGAGCCCGTGGGGCCGACCAGGCCGAGAGAGCCTCCACCTTCGAAGCTGCGGCGATCTGAGCTCCGGCTCCTCCCTGCGGCGCCTCCTGTCTGCCCGACGGCTGGAGCGTGGTACCCGCCCCCACAGCCTCAGCCTCAATGGGGGCAGCCGGGAGACTGGGCTCTGA
- the ENTREP3 gene encoding protein ENTREP3 isoform X1: MMPSPSDSSRSLTSRPSTRGLTHLRLHRPWLQALLTLGLAQVLLGILVVTFSMVASSVTTTESIKRSCPSWAGFSLAFSGVVGIVSWKRPFTLVISFFSLLSVLCVMLSMAGSVLSCKNAQLARDFRDCSMEGKVCVCCPSVPLLRPCPESGQELKIAPNSTCDEARGALKNLLFSVCGLTICAAIICTLSAIVCCIQIFSLDLVHTQLAPERSVSGPLGPLGCTSSPPAPLLHTMLDLEEFVPPVPPPPYYPPEYTCSSETDAQSITYNGSMDSPVPLYPTDCPPSYEAVMGLRGDSQATLFDPQLHDSSCICERVASIVDVSMDSGSLVLSAIGDLPGGSSPSEDSCLLELQGSVRSVDYVLFRSIQRSRAGYCLSLDCGLRGPFEDSPLPRRPPRAARSYSCSAPEAPPTLGTPTAARSCHRLEGWPPWVGPCFPELRRRVPRGGSQPAAAPPTRAPTRRFSDSSGSLTPPPGHRPPHPAPPPPLLLPRSHSDPGITTSSATADFRDLYTKVLEEEAASVSSADTGLCSEACLFRLARCPSPKLLRARSAEKRRPVPTFQKVPLPSGPAPAHSLGDLKGSWPGRGLVTRFLQMSRKAPDPSGIGAHGHKQVPRSPWGRPGRESLHLRSCGDLSSGSSLRRLLSARRLERGTRPHSLSLNGGSRETGL; this comes from the exons ATGATGCCCTCGCCTAGTGACTCCAGCCGCTCGCTGACCAGCCGGCCCAGCACCCGGGGCCTTACCCACCTTCGCCTCCACCGACCCTGGCTGCAGGCCCTGCTCacgctggggctggcccaggtgcTCCTGGGCATCCTGGTAGTCACCTTCAGCATGGTGGCCTCCTCCGTCACCACCACTGAGAGCATCAAGAGGTCCTGCCCGTCTTGGGCTGGATTCTCG CTGGCGTTCTCCGGGGTGGTTGGCATTGTGTCCTGGAAGCGGCCATTCACTCTAGTG atctccttcttctccttgctTTCGGTGCTTTGTGTCATGCTCAGCATGGCTGGCTCTGTTCTCTCCTGTAAGAATGCTCAGCTGGCCCGAGACTTCCGAGACTGCTCCATG GAAGGAAAGGTCTGTGTGTGCTGCCCCTCTGTTCCCCTACTCCGGCCCTGTCCAGAGTCAGGGCAGGAACTGAAAATTGCCCCTAACTCCACCTGTGATGAAGCCCGAGGGGCCCTCAAG aaCCTGCTCTTCAGTGTCTGTGGGCTCACCATTTGTGCTGCTATAATCTGTACCCTCTCAGCTATTGTCTGCTGCATCCAGATCTTCTCCCTGGACCTCGTTCACACG CAGCTGGCCCCTGAGCGCTCAGTGTCAGGCCCACTGGGGCCTCTGGGCTGTACATCAtcgcccccagcccctctcctacACACCATGCTGGACTTGGAGGAATTTGTACCGCCTGTGCCCCCACCACCCTACTATCCCCCAGAGTACACCTGCAGCTCAGAAACAGACGCACAGAG CATCACCTACAATGGCTCCATGGACAGCCCGGTGCCTTTGTACCCTACTGATTGCCCCCCTTCTTATGAGGCCGTCATGGGGCTACGAGGAGACAGCCAG GCCACTCTGTTTGACCCTCAGCTTCATGACAGCTCCTGCATCTGTGAGCGGGTGGCCTCCATTGTAGACG TGTCCATGGACAGCGGGTCCCTGGTGCTGTCAGCCATCGGTGACCTCCCCGGGGGCTCGAGCCCGTCGGAGGACTCGTGCCTGCTGGAGCTGCAGGGCTCGGTGCGCTCCGTTGACTACGTGCTCTTCCGCTCTATTCAGCGCAGCCGCGCCGGCTACTGCCTCAGCCTGGACTGTGGCCTGCGGGGCCCCTTTGAGGACAGCCCCCTGCCACGGCGGCCCCCGCGGGCTGCCCGCTCCTATTCCTGCTCTGCCCCTGAGGCCCCACCCACACTGGGTACCCCCACAGCCGCCCGCAGCTGCCACCGGCTGGAGGGCTGGCCACCCTGGGTGGGACCCTGCTTCCCAGAGCTGAGGCGGCGGGTCCCCCGGGGAGGCAGCCAGCCAGCTGCGGCCCCTCCCACCCGAGCCCCCACTCGCCGCTTCAGCGATAGCTCAGGTTCCCTCACCCCACCACCGGGGCACCGGCCTCCTCATCCGGCTCCCCCGCCACCGCTGCTGCTGCCACGGTCCCACAGTGACCCAGGCATCACCACCTCCAGCGCCACCG CTGACTTCAGGGACCTTTATACCAAAGTGCTTGAGGAAGAAGCTGCTTCCGTTTCCTCTGCAGATACAG ggctctgctctgaAGCCTGCCTCTTTCGTCTAGCCCGCTGCCCTTCCCCCAAGTTGCTGCGTGCCCGCTCAGCCGAGAAACGGCGCCCTGTGCCCACCTTCCAGAAGGTccccctgccctctggccctgcacCTGCCCACTCCCTGGGGGATCTGAAGGGCAGCTGGCCAGGCCGGGGCTTGGTCACGCGTTTCCTCCAGATGTCCAGGAAGGCCCCAGACCCCAGTGGGATTGGAGCCCATGGGCATAAACAG GTGCCCCGGAGCCCGTGGGGCCGACCAGGCCGAGAGAGCCTCCACCTTCGAAGCTGCGGCGATCTGAGCTCCGGCTCCTCCCTGCGGCGCCTCCTGTCTGCCCGACGGCTGGAGCGTGGTACCCGCCCCCACAGCCTCAGCCTCAATGGGGGCAGCCGGGAGACTGGGCTCTGA
- the ENTREP3 gene encoding protein ENTREP3 isoform X4 encodes MMPSPSDSSRSLTSRPSTRGLTHLRLHRPWLQALLTLGLAQVLLGILVVTFSMVASSVTTTESIKRSCPSWAGFSISFFSLLSVLCVMLSMAGSVLSCKNAQLARDFRDCSMEGKVCVCCPSVPLLRPCPESGQELKIAPNSTCDEARGALKNLLFSVCGLTICAAIICTLSAIVCCIQIFSLDLVHTLAPERSVSGPLGPLGCTSSPPAPLLHTMLDLEEFVPPVPPPPYYPPEYTCSSETDAQSITYNGSMDSPVPLYPTDCPPSYEAVMGLRGDSQATLFDPQLHDSSCICERVASIVDVSMDSGSLVLSAIGDLPGGSSPSEDSCLLELQGSVRSVDYVLFRSIQRSRAGYCLSLDCGLRGPFEDSPLPRRPPRAARSYSCSAPEAPPTLGTPTAARSCHRLEGWPPWVGPCFPELRRRVPRGGSQPAAAPPTRAPTRRFSDSSGSLTPPPGHRPPHPAPPPPLLLPRSHSDPGITTSSATADFRDLYTKVLEEEAASVSSADTGLCSEACLFRLARCPSPKLLRARSAEKRRPVPTFQKVPLPSGPAPAHSLGDLKGSWPGRGLVTRFLQMSRKAPDPSGIGAHGHKQVPRSPWGRPGRESLHLRSCGDLSSGSSLRRLLSARRLERGTRPHSLSLNGGSRETGL; translated from the exons ATGATGCCCTCGCCTAGTGACTCCAGCCGCTCGCTGACCAGCCGGCCCAGCACCCGGGGCCTTACCCACCTTCGCCTCCACCGACCCTGGCTGCAGGCCCTGCTCacgctggggctggcccaggtgcTCCTGGGCATCCTGGTAGTCACCTTCAGCATGGTGGCCTCCTCCGTCACCACCACTGAGAGCATCAAGAGGTCCTGCCCGTCTTGGGCTGGATTCTCG atctccttcttctccttgctTTCGGTGCTTTGTGTCATGCTCAGCATGGCTGGCTCTGTTCTCTCCTGTAAGAATGCTCAGCTGGCCCGAGACTTCCGAGACTGCTCCATG GAAGGAAAGGTCTGTGTGTGCTGCCCCTCTGTTCCCCTACTCCGGCCCTGTCCAGAGTCAGGGCAGGAACTGAAAATTGCCCCTAACTCCACCTGTGATGAAGCCCGAGGGGCCCTCAAG aaCCTGCTCTTCAGTGTCTGTGGGCTCACCATTTGTGCTGCTATAATCTGTACCCTCTCAGCTATTGTCTGCTGCATCCAGATCTTCTCCCTGGACCTCGTTCACACG CTGGCCCCTGAGCGCTCAGTGTCAGGCCCACTGGGGCCTCTGGGCTGTACATCAtcgcccccagcccctctcctacACACCATGCTGGACTTGGAGGAATTTGTACCGCCTGTGCCCCCACCACCCTACTATCCCCCAGAGTACACCTGCAGCTCAGAAACAGACGCACAGAG CATCACCTACAATGGCTCCATGGACAGCCCGGTGCCTTTGTACCCTACTGATTGCCCCCCTTCTTATGAGGCCGTCATGGGGCTACGAGGAGACAGCCAG GCCACTCTGTTTGACCCTCAGCTTCATGACAGCTCCTGCATCTGTGAGCGGGTGGCCTCCATTGTAGACG TGTCCATGGACAGCGGGTCCCTGGTGCTGTCAGCCATCGGTGACCTCCCCGGGGGCTCGAGCCCGTCGGAGGACTCGTGCCTGCTGGAGCTGCAGGGCTCGGTGCGCTCCGTTGACTACGTGCTCTTCCGCTCTATTCAGCGCAGCCGCGCCGGCTACTGCCTCAGCCTGGACTGTGGCCTGCGGGGCCCCTTTGAGGACAGCCCCCTGCCACGGCGGCCCCCGCGGGCTGCCCGCTCCTATTCCTGCTCTGCCCCTGAGGCCCCACCCACACTGGGTACCCCCACAGCCGCCCGCAGCTGCCACCGGCTGGAGGGCTGGCCACCCTGGGTGGGACCCTGCTTCCCAGAGCTGAGGCGGCGGGTCCCCCGGGGAGGCAGCCAGCCAGCTGCGGCCCCTCCCACCCGAGCCCCCACTCGCCGCTTCAGCGATAGCTCAGGTTCCCTCACCCCACCACCGGGGCACCGGCCTCCTCATCCGGCTCCCCCGCCACCGCTGCTGCTGCCACGGTCCCACAGTGACCCAGGCATCACCACCTCCAGCGCCACCG CTGACTTCAGGGACCTTTATACCAAAGTGCTTGAGGAAGAAGCTGCTTCCGTTTCCTCTGCAGATACAG ggctctgctctgaAGCCTGCCTCTTTCGTCTAGCCCGCTGCCCTTCCCCCAAGTTGCTGCGTGCCCGCTCAGCCGAGAAACGGCGCCCTGTGCCCACCTTCCAGAAGGTccccctgccctctggccctgcacCTGCCCACTCCCTGGGGGATCTGAAGGGCAGCTGGCCAGGCCGGGGCTTGGTCACGCGTTTCCTCCAGATGTCCAGGAAGGCCCCAGACCCCAGTGGGATTGGAGCCCATGGGCATAAACAG GTGCCCCGGAGCCCGTGGGGCCGACCAGGCCGAGAGAGCCTCCACCTTCGAAGCTGCGGCGATCTGAGCTCCGGCTCCTCCCTGCGGCGCCTCCTGTCTGCCCGACGGCTGGAGCGTGGTACCCGCCCCCACAGCCTCAGCCTCAATGGGGGCAGCCGGGAGACTGGGCTCTGA
- the ENTREP3 gene encoding protein ENTREP3 isoform X2, with protein MMPSPSDSSRSLTSRPSTRGLTHLRLHRPWLQALLTLGLAQVLLGILVVTFSMVASSVTTTESIKRSCPSWAGFSLAFSGVVGIVSWKRPFTLVISFFSLLSVLCVMLSMAGSVLSCKNAQLARDFRDCSMEGKVCVCCPSVPLLRPCPESGQELKIAPNSTCDEARGALKNLLFSVCGLTICAAIICTLSAIVCCIQIFSLDLVHTLAPERSVSGPLGPLGCTSSPPAPLLHTMLDLEEFVPPVPPPPYYPPEYTCSSETDAQSITYNGSMDSPVPLYPTDCPPSYEAVMGLRGDSQATLFDPQLHDSSCICERVASIVDVSMDSGSLVLSAIGDLPGGSSPSEDSCLLELQGSVRSVDYVLFRSIQRSRAGYCLSLDCGLRGPFEDSPLPRRPPRAARSYSCSAPEAPPTLGTPTAARSCHRLEGWPPWVGPCFPELRRRVPRGGSQPAAAPPTRAPTRRFSDSSGSLTPPPGHRPPHPAPPPPLLLPRSHSDPGITTSSATADFRDLYTKVLEEEAASVSSADTGLCSEACLFRLARCPSPKLLRARSAEKRRPVPTFQKVPLPSGPAPAHSLGDLKGSWPGRGLVTRFLQMSRKAPDPSGIGAHGHKQVPRSPWGRPGRESLHLRSCGDLSSGSSLRRLLSARRLERGTRPHSLSLNGGSRETGL; from the exons ATGATGCCCTCGCCTAGTGACTCCAGCCGCTCGCTGACCAGCCGGCCCAGCACCCGGGGCCTTACCCACCTTCGCCTCCACCGACCCTGGCTGCAGGCCCTGCTCacgctggggctggcccaggtgcTCCTGGGCATCCTGGTAGTCACCTTCAGCATGGTGGCCTCCTCCGTCACCACCACTGAGAGCATCAAGAGGTCCTGCCCGTCTTGGGCTGGATTCTCG CTGGCGTTCTCCGGGGTGGTTGGCATTGTGTCCTGGAAGCGGCCATTCACTCTAGTG atctccttcttctccttgctTTCGGTGCTTTGTGTCATGCTCAGCATGGCTGGCTCTGTTCTCTCCTGTAAGAATGCTCAGCTGGCCCGAGACTTCCGAGACTGCTCCATG GAAGGAAAGGTCTGTGTGTGCTGCCCCTCTGTTCCCCTACTCCGGCCCTGTCCAGAGTCAGGGCAGGAACTGAAAATTGCCCCTAACTCCACCTGTGATGAAGCCCGAGGGGCCCTCAAG aaCCTGCTCTTCAGTGTCTGTGGGCTCACCATTTGTGCTGCTATAATCTGTACCCTCTCAGCTATTGTCTGCTGCATCCAGATCTTCTCCCTGGACCTCGTTCACACG CTGGCCCCTGAGCGCTCAGTGTCAGGCCCACTGGGGCCTCTGGGCTGTACATCAtcgcccccagcccctctcctacACACCATGCTGGACTTGGAGGAATTTGTACCGCCTGTGCCCCCACCACCCTACTATCCCCCAGAGTACACCTGCAGCTCAGAAACAGACGCACAGAG CATCACCTACAATGGCTCCATGGACAGCCCGGTGCCTTTGTACCCTACTGATTGCCCCCCTTCTTATGAGGCCGTCATGGGGCTACGAGGAGACAGCCAG GCCACTCTGTTTGACCCTCAGCTTCATGACAGCTCCTGCATCTGTGAGCGGGTGGCCTCCATTGTAGACG TGTCCATGGACAGCGGGTCCCTGGTGCTGTCAGCCATCGGTGACCTCCCCGGGGGCTCGAGCCCGTCGGAGGACTCGTGCCTGCTGGAGCTGCAGGGCTCGGTGCGCTCCGTTGACTACGTGCTCTTCCGCTCTATTCAGCGCAGCCGCGCCGGCTACTGCCTCAGCCTGGACTGTGGCCTGCGGGGCCCCTTTGAGGACAGCCCCCTGCCACGGCGGCCCCCGCGGGCTGCCCGCTCCTATTCCTGCTCTGCCCCTGAGGCCCCACCCACACTGGGTACCCCCACAGCCGCCCGCAGCTGCCACCGGCTGGAGGGCTGGCCACCCTGGGTGGGACCCTGCTTCCCAGAGCTGAGGCGGCGGGTCCCCCGGGGAGGCAGCCAGCCAGCTGCGGCCCCTCCCACCCGAGCCCCCACTCGCCGCTTCAGCGATAGCTCAGGTTCCCTCACCCCACCACCGGGGCACCGGCCTCCTCATCCGGCTCCCCCGCCACCGCTGCTGCTGCCACGGTCCCACAGTGACCCAGGCATCACCACCTCCAGCGCCACCG CTGACTTCAGGGACCTTTATACCAAAGTGCTTGAGGAAGAAGCTGCTTCCGTTTCCTCTGCAGATACAG ggctctgctctgaAGCCTGCCTCTTTCGTCTAGCCCGCTGCCCTTCCCCCAAGTTGCTGCGTGCCCGCTCAGCCGAGAAACGGCGCCCTGTGCCCACCTTCCAGAAGGTccccctgccctctggccctgcacCTGCCCACTCCCTGGGGGATCTGAAGGGCAGCTGGCCAGGCCGGGGCTTGGTCACGCGTTTCCTCCAGATGTCCAGGAAGGCCCCAGACCCCAGTGGGATTGGAGCCCATGGGCATAAACAG GTGCCCCGGAGCCCGTGGGGCCGACCAGGCCGAGAGAGCCTCCACCTTCGAAGCTGCGGCGATCTGAGCTCCGGCTCCTCCCTGCGGCGCCTCCTGTCTGCCCGACGGCTGGAGCGTGGTACCCGCCCCCACAGCCTCAGCCTCAATGGGGGCAGCCGGGAGACTGGGCTCTGA
- the CLK2 gene encoding dual specificity protein kinase CLK2 isoform X5, producing MFDWFDYHGHMCISFELLGLSTFDFLKDNNYLPYPIHQVRHMAFQLCQAVKFLHDNKLTHTDLKPENILFVNSDYELTYNLEKKRDERSVKSTAVRVVDFGSATFDHEHHSTIVSTRHYRAPEVILELGWSQPCDVWSIGCIIFEYYVGFTLFQTHDNREHLAMMERILGPIPSRMIRKTRKQKYFYRGRLDWDENTSAGRYVRENCKPLRRYLTSEAEEHHQLFDLIESMLEYEPAKRLTLGEALQHPFFARLRAEPPSAKLWDSSRDISR from the exons ATGTTTGACTGGTTTGACTACCATGGCCACATGTGTATCTCCTTTGAGCTTCTGGGCCTTAGCACCTTCGATTTCCTCAAAGACAACAACTACCTGCCCTACCCCATCCACCAAGTGCGCCACATGGCCTTCCAGCTGTGCCAGGCCGTCAAGT TCCTCCATGATAACAAGCTGACACATACGGACCTCAAGCCTGAAAATATTCTGTTTGTGAATTCAGACTACGAGCTCACCTACAACCTAGAGAAG AAGCGAGATGAGCGCAGTGTAAAGAGCACAGCTGTGCGGGTGGTAGACTTTGGCAGTGCCACCTTTGACCATGAACACCATAGTACCATTGTTTCCACTCGCCATTACCGAGCACCAGAGGTCATCCTTG AGTTGGGCTGGTCACAGCCTTGTGATGTGTGGAGCATAGGCTGCATCATCTTCGAGTACTATGTTGGCTTCACCCTCTTCCAA ACCCATGACAACAGAGAGCATCTAGCCATGATGGAAAGGATCTTGGGTCCTATCCCTTCCCGGATGATTCGAAAGACAAG gaagcagaaatatttttatcGGGGTCGCCTGGATTGGGATGAGAACACATCAGCTGGGCGTTACGTTCGAGAAAACTGCAAACCACTGCGG CGATATCTGACCTCAGAGGCAGAGGAACACCACCAGCTCTTCGATCTGATTGAAAGCATGCTAGAGTATGAGCCTGCTAAGCGACTGACCTTGGGTGAAGCCCTTCAGCATCCTTTCTTCGCCCGCCTTCGGGCTGAGCCACCCAGCGCCAAGTTGTGGGACTCCAGTCGGGATATCAGTCGGTGA
- the SCAMP3 gene encoding secretory carrier-associated membrane protein 3, with protein MAQSRDGGNPFADPGELDNPFQDPAVIQHRPSPQYATLDVYNPFETREPPPAYEPSSAPAPLPPPVAPSLQSSRKLSPAEPKNYGSYSTQASAAAATAELLKKQEELNRKAEELDRRERELQHAALGGAAPRQNNWPPLPSFCPVQPCFFQDISMEIPHEFQKTVSTMYYLWICSTLALLLNFLACLASFCVETSNGSGFGLSILWILLFTPCSFVCWYRPMYKAFRSDSSFNFFVFFFIFFVQDVIFVLQAIGIPGWGFSGWISALVLVGPNPAVAVLMLLVALFFTGIAVLGIVMLKRIHSLYRRTGASFQKAQQEFAAGVFSNPAVRTAAANAAAGAAENAFRTP; from the exons ATGGCTCAAAGCAGAGACGGTGGAAACCCCTTCGCCGATCCTGGCGAGCTTGACAACCCCTTTCAG GACCCAGCTGTGATCCAGCACCGACCCAGCCCGCAGTATGCTACGCTTGACGTCTACAACCCTTTTGAGACCCGGGAG CCACCGCCAGCCTATGAGCCTTCTTCTGCCCCTGCCCCGCTGCCTCCACCCGTGGCTCCCTCCTTGCAATCCTCGAGAAAGCTCAGCCCCGCAGAACCCAAGAACTACGGCTCCTACAGCACCCAG GCTTCAGCTGCAGCAGCCACAGCTGAGCTGCTAAAGAAGCAGGAGGAGCTCAACCGGAAGGCAGAGGAGTTGGAccggagggagagagagctgcaGCATGCTGCCCTGGGGGGCGCAGCTC ctcgaCAGAACAATTGGCCCCCTCTACCTTCGTTTTGCCCAGTTCAGCCGTGCTTTTTCCAGGACATCTCCATGGAGATCCCCCACGAATTTCAGAAGACAGTATCCACCATGTACTACCTCTGGATAT GCAGCACTCTGGCTCTTCTCCTGAATTTCCTCGCCTGCCTGGCCAGTTTCTGTGTGGAGACCAGCAATGGCTCAGGCTTTGGACTCTCTATCCTCTGGATCCTCCTTTTCACTCCCTGCTCCTTCGTCTGCTGGTACCGCCCCATGTATAAGGCTTTCCG GAGTGACAGTTCATTCAATTTCTtcgttttcttcttcattttcttcgtCCAGGATGTGATCTTTGTCCTGCAGGCCATTGGCATCCCAGGTTGGGGGTTCAG TGGCTGGATCTCTGCTCTGGTGTTGGTGGGGCCCAACCCAGCTGTAGCTGTGCTCATGCTGCTGGTTGCCCTGTTCTTCACTGGCATCGCTGTGCTGGGAATTGTGATGCTAAAGCGG ATCCACTCCTTGTACCGCCGCACAGGTGCCAGCTTTCAGAAGGCCCAGCAAGAATTTGCTGCTGGTGTCTTTTCCAACCCTGCGGTGCGAACCGCAGCTGCCAATGCAGCCGCTGGGGCTGCCGAAAATGCCTTCCGGACCCCGTGA